The DNA sequence TCATCGACATAGCTCAAACCGAGTTCATAGCCTATAATAGGGACGACTCATCTGGGAGATGGGTATACAATCTAGGAGAACTACCAAAGTTTATGGTTCAAAGATTTAATCAAGTCAAGTGTCTGGTTTCTGCAAAGAGTTGCACATAAGACTGCTTCTTTTAGAGTACTATACTGGCAACGGACCCAGGCATTGGAGTGGAGATAGCCATCGAGAGCTTCAATCTTGTACGCGCACTGATGAGTTAGAGTTCCAATTTGTAGATGATGCTCCCAAGGATGACAAAACCGGAATTGACCATGACAAGGTTCCCATCTTGCTAAATTCGCCTGCAAAGAAGTGGAATCAGATTGGCCTTAAATCTGATCCAGGAAGTAGACATAAAGAACTTGTCTAATTACCGGCGTCTCTTCCTTGTCTATGGTCATCAACACAGTTTTGATATGCTTGAAGAGAAGATCTGCCGTCGATGTCAGATCGCACATCATCTGATAGTCTGAATTACTTATCTCTAAATCCTGTAAGGTAAGGCTTTGCCGGTCCGTGTCTATTCCCCAGTGAAGCTCATTAGTGagtaatttttcgaatttaacTGAAACCGTCTAGGAAAAACCCGAGTTTGTCCATGTTCATGGCGATCAGATCGTGAAGCTGCTCGCTGCTCCAAACCAGGCAAATGCAGATGCAAACGACGATGGCGGGGCAACTGCTGAGAATGATTGTCGATACTCTTTGGAAGGTCGTAATGACCACCTGATTCTCTTGATAACCGGATACAGATATCGAGCAGAAATTCGGATTGAACACTATGATGAGCCCATAATCGTGCCTTGCCTACATTTTAGGAAGAAATCTCGCAAATGGCGCCAGAGTAGCTTCACAACACCGAAAATATAACTTAATTGCCCTAGGATGTTGGGGACACGGCCAGTTTCTTCTTTAGCAAGACAAACCTATTTTGAAGACAAAGAATGCTAGCAGTATCGGCTCCATCGTTGCTCGTAATAGAATCGCGACAGCTCCAATTCCTACGACAGCTCCAATTCCTAGAGCAGCAGCTACACTAGTTGCTAACATGGTATTTATTGCTGGCCTTTACACGTGACATTTACGGTGCGAATGATAATCTATCtgcttctctatttttctattcccgagaacaggtttggaacataagtttatttggtaaaacaattttacttttctatttttgggacaaatttttagcctagaaataaatttggaatagaaatgagaattttttacttttctatttctggaacaaaaacagaaataagaatttttcttatcaattaCTCCCCTCTCTCTCACATCCTCGGTCGCCGGCCATTAGCTGATCTCAGGTCCTCCGGTATCCAATCACTAGCCACCATTCTCCAATCCTCGGCTGacaaccgtagaaattttatactgttatcaaacgaatttttatttcgagaacataaattttgtgttgttatcaaacatgtttctcTACTCAAAAACTCGTTCAAggaataaaaattagaaaattatatTTATGGCCGAAATAGCTTTCGGAAACAGAAGGTCTATCATTAATCCAATTCAAGCTCATCCTTTGACACAATGTGTTCGCAGCATTTAAGACCaagagctcttttttttttcctttcttttttaaggcAACCATTGTTGTCCTGTTGCAACACTGATGGacttcttctattttcaagGAATTTTGACCGACGAACTATGCCCCATCCCCAATTTCTAACAATGGTTAATACTAACTAGCCGTGTTTAATTTTTACCCAAGATAGGATAAAGTCGGATAAAAAGGCTACGTTTGGTCGTCCAAATTTCTAGTTAGGATAGGACTGAATATGATAGAATAAGAAATTCACATATTTTTCCATACTAtatctattgtttggtgaactacagatttgggaaaagtatactagaagtgccataatttttgtacggcgttcacttgagtgccataacttttaaaacgttcacttaagtgccataactttcaaaaatcgttcacttgagtatcatgttgtcgtggcacgccggaaagctgacgtggcacgccggaaaagttattgtagcacgccggaaagccgacatggcataccggaaagttactgtagcatgccggaaaagttcttgtagtactcaagtgaacgattttacttcgacatagcactcaagtgaatgatttttgaaagttatggcacttaagtgaacgttttgaaagttatggtattcaaatgaacgccgtacacaagttgtggcacttctagtgtacttttcccttcagatttaaagtcggataacCAGAACAAGGCGCGGCTAAGAATGACTATATTTTACTGAAACATTTGaatgctttaaaaattattccATGATGAGTTATGATGAGTGAGCTATTATTGAGCAGAGGTTTGTGTCATCTAAATTCGAGCACAACATTAATGGAGCAGACCCCATATAATCGAGGGTCTTGATTTGGAatcgaatcctttgagaatgacccgCTGACCTTGCTTGTTGTCTTATCGAGTGAGTAAACAAATgctaatcaatttaattattatgccttctttctcaagttgaagatgcactcatgcagCTTGTCCAATAGAGCCTCGAGATCCCTTTTGAAATTCGATGATCAATctcgagttcttcataacagGTCAATGCCTCTTttaaatgttgaaaatattcaAGTGGTTAAAGAACGGGGGACATGATCTAATATCACatcaaacaatcgattaaaaaaCAATGTCATAGAGATACCCAACTTTGCGATCGTAGACCCAGCTAGCATCGTCGGGGAGGCGGCCACACTTGATAGTCGCCACCACTGGAGAGGTAGCCCCACCGTTAGAGAGGCAGCCCGGTATGGCGGAGAGGCAACCAAATGCGGAGGAGAGGTAGTGGTTGTGAGAAAAACTCGATTTTCCTTGTGTTTACTCTCTTTAGCAATTCTATTTTGGAATATCCCATCCCCGCTcccgggatttttttttatcccggCCATATCTCGTGTATCCTCCTTTTATCATGTCCTAGATAGCTGTCAAACACaaaataggataaaacatatcaaatccTGACTTATATCCCGACAACCATCAACCAAAGTATATATAGCCCAAATGCAAATATTACATGAAGAAGGTGGGACGAATGTGGATAAAATTTCTTATATTCATGGCATAAAAGCTACTTTCCTCAAAAAAACAAATtctttaaattataaaattgaaatattaaataGATGTAAAATTATTTGTATTCTAATACAAACagaaacaattcaaaaaaatgtgatttattttcattttttatttacccctatattcaattataattttaaatttctttctaTTCTGTTAAATATATTCAGCATACATGTATATCTAGATATATATGTAGTATCTATatttatttcatgttttaggtatattagtatagtttattatttagtAAAATTTTTATCAAGGAATGATGGAAGAtaatagaaaagaaataaaagagagaggaaaagtaATTAcagaataagtaaaaaaaatgaataaggaGAACCCCTATTTTCAATGAATTTAAATGaataaattcaaacttgaaacgGACTCGGTCTCCTTCTTCTCCATACCTCTAGTTCATGTTGAAACTTTACGACTCCTCTGTAGTTCTTTGCTCATGTCAAATCTCCACCTAAACAATGAGAGAATTGAAACCTCTTCTTCTTGTAACTCTTTGattcacataaaaaaatccacTAACGATGCAAAAAAGTTGAAACACTTCTTTTCCATAACTTTgtggttcatgttgaagtttcacaAAAGTGACAAGAGAGTCAAACAACTATAATTTTTGGAATCGCAAGTGTGAATAAtaatgatttctctttttttactaGATTTGGCCTTCGCTAGCTAATTTACCTCGTCGATGTTGACATAGCCTGTTTATATTTTTCGTCATTGTTGAAGCTATGACTCTAGAATGCTATAATTTCTATTTAATATGTAAATCGCACAatatttatgacttgattgatGGAGGTTATCTCCTTTTGTGCATTCGTGATTCCTTTAGTAGTGAATCATGAGAAATTCGGGagaaagtacattagaagtacCAAAAGTTGTATACGACATtcactttagtgcaaaaaattttcgttggatcatttaagtgccaactccgatccGCTTGGCCGGAAATCGGACatggtaattttttattaatatttgaagccgACATGGCTTGCTGGAGGTCTAGTTAgcaataaaaactaaaaaaaaattaaaaatttacagAATACTAAATTACTTGtattgaaataataaaaaactaaaattaagctaaaattaagcaaaaaaaaaaaaaaagaagacggTAAGGGCGCCGCAATCGCCCCACCATCACCGGTAATGGCCGACAAGGGTGGGGGGTAGCCAGCTCGAGGCCGACAAACCCCACCGGCTATCCCCCACCCTCACCGCCTGTGTACAATCCTCTattctcttttttatatttttttagatttttttcaaatttgatttaattttttaattttttttggcttgtttttaattttagaaatccACGTGGGTtgtatgttttaaaaaaattgtcacgtcggATTAAAAAATTAGCTATAGATGCCACACAATCATTTTGGCTGGAATTTCTAATCCagggcacttaagtgatcgttttttcacGGATTTAGTACTTATATAATCctgcaaaaaaatttgggacttgAGCGTTTTACACAAGTTTTTGCGCTTTTAGTGTACTTCTCCCTAAGAAATTGTTACCATTttcatttgtgcattttcagaTTCATTTACATTGTCGTACATACCAAATAATGTATATGATAGATGTGAAATGTCTAACTTTATTACTGCCAGcaaaatctttgaatttcatattttatcatatttagTCATATACTAACTAAAAGTTTAgacaaccaaacgcagcctaaattTCATACATCCTCCCTCTTTCGATATGGCTACCAATTTCTTATAGATGAATTCATTGTCACTACATTGATTTATCTTTTAAGTTCTAAGGTTTGCGAATATACTCAAACATAGAGTTATGATCTCCCCTTCAATCTTCATTTGGTTTTCAGTTGGAATTTAAGATCCTCTCTATTTAGAGAGTGAATTGACAATATTCAAATGACCTTTCTTAATTAGATGGCATATCTACACTTTGTCTTGTTTAAATTGATGGCACCTTTATTACCATTAGTAAATTTTAATAACCTAAATCACGTCtaacataaaaaatacaaaatacaaaatttacACACACAAGTTGCACCTCACAAACGCGCAAACTTGCCTaacatagaaaaatatttcaatttattaatttaacATCCCAAGAGGTAAGCTTGATTACAATAAAAGCATAACCGAGTTTTAGATTGCCAACCCTAACTATCCAAGgaaattaaaattcaaacaaggaaactaaattgaaaaaagagaaacaagctACTAAATTCAACAGATTCTAAAATTAAACAGAAGCACCTCAAAACTCTAAAGGAGCCCTAAATGCAAGGAAAATAACTCAAAATTCTATTTGCAATTGCATCCACGTTTTAGGATGTGACTGCAACTGTTGTGTGTGCCTAGTTGGTTCGGTATTTGGAAGGAGTTTTGGGACCTAAGTCCCTTGACCAAATGCTATTTGCATTGGGTTTGCTTTTTGCTCAACTTTGGGaaaattcaattgcattttcaaagcCCTTTGGCCCAAAGTAggtctagaggtactttggaaaGCTATATTTCTGGAATgtaactacaattttttttcttccaattttgtCCTCGCTCAACTTTCATAATTCCATAAATATCCTTGAAAGTCTTAATTTTGTTGGGAAAGGTCTCGACTAACGGCGAAGGCTCCGCGAGCGTCTAGCAAGCTGTTGCTAGCCTCACCTGAGGTTGCTCGACCTCAGGTGAAGCCTGGGTCATTTCTTTACGTACCGAAATATAAGTTTCGTTATCATTTCCCATATTTAAATTCAGAGCATATAAATCCAAGTTTGACAGGCGCCTCAAGACCATCCTTTTGCAGCTTGACAGGCGCCCCAAGACcatccttttgccttttctgcCAGGCAGATGGTGCTCCTGTACAAATCATTTAACCAATACGAAAGAACATGGAGAGGCTGTGCTATATTAGCATTTCTAGGGCCCACTGAAAAAAAATCGCTTGCCGAATTTGCAGAGTACTTCTTTATCCCCTGTTGCGTCCTAACCTTCTGCTTCTGAGGGAAAATAACAAGTTGTCCAGCATGTCATAAAGATTTTGCTTTGGAAACTACTCGTTACCACCTTAACAATACTAtcagttatttctaaccacacgatctctcaatcgaTGAATTCTTTAAACAAAACACACGATAATAATATATGAATTTACAGTTGAGATTATGCCATCCTAACAGTACTATCAAGAAAgcattcttttttgctttctcattttctttcccttgagagagagagagagagagagagaggagacagtCATAATTGAGAATGTTCAAATCCTTGGGACAAACAAGAATAAGCGAAGAAACAGAGATTACAAGTGCCTACGACCTGAGAGAAGAAGAACGGGAGAAGATTACAAGGAGTCCTACCAAGGTAAGGAACAGGCAGAACATTCTAAAGACTGCCAATGCCGAATAGGCACTTAATTTGATCATATGTCAGCCCATCAATGTCAAGTTCCCTCAGGAACAACTGCAACAAAAATCAACAACAAATGAAATGCATATTTTCCCCCCGCCGTATCCCATATCAAATCTTTCGGCAAGAGGGCCAGACCAATTCATCATAGAAAAGCCCTCCTGCTACCTTAACACCGGTTGACCGTCGAGCAGAGTGTGCTGCGAGGACATGGATCATCTTTTTGCAGGAGATCAAGAAAGTTAATCCACATAAAAACAGCTAGACAGATTTGGGCTGGAGTCCATGTTGGTCATTGCAAGTGAGAACCAAGCTTGCTCTCAACACTTTGCCAGACCAAGGAGAATACATAGCAGGTGGTCACTGCACAGTCTTGGGCATTGCAACAGCAATGCAGGGCTGGACCATCTGAACTCTCTCCATGGCAGTGTCCTGCACGAGACCGCCCTTGGTAGTTTTCTCCAAAAGTGGAACAAGTGACATAAATATCTCCATCCTCGTCACATCTCGATTTGCCTGCAAAAAGTTGCACAGGTGAAAAAGACAGCACTTAATGTACAAAGAAGGAGATCCTCTCATGGGTAGTAAGAACAAGTTCGAAATGATGATTGGAAAAGGGAGCACTCGTTTAAACTTGAACCGACTCCATTTTTATAAGTTGAAACTCTGTAATATGccaaagaatggaaaatgaTAGTTGGGCAAAGTTTTAAATTAGATGATCACCTCCACAGCAAACTGTGCCCAAATGTTGTCTTTCCGGGCTTCCATTACCCCCTTAAGAATGGTCAATCCTAATCCCCGGATAATGTCAGCTATCTCTAGAAAGTAGCCCCGTTCTTGACAAAGCATCTGTTGCAACCCTTGATGTAAATGAGACAGATATCTGGAATTGTTCAGAGACAGTGAAGTAAATAGGAGATCACAGTCAATACCTCTACAAGCATCTGACGGGGTGCGTTAAGATCCTCGACTATGATTGGGCAGACCTGTGAACCTACTTCAAATGCCCATGTTGCTCCCCCCTCaaaattgtctttcaaaagCAATCCCCCTTCTCTGTCAATGATCTGCATCTTAAGACAAGAAACTTGTGAGTTACCCAAGGTAATCTTTTCATGCAAAGTTAGATTGCCAAGAGGCTGAGAAGTCTATAAATCATCATATATCTACCCACAATTCCCAGGATACTCCAATGCAGAAAACTTAGGAACATAGGTATCACATTTTACGTGGACATTTATGCAAAGAGGAACCAATCCTGAGAGAATAGTGACGTTGCCATCAAGTATTTCAAGGTTTCCTTATTTTAGAAAAGTAAAGTCACACATCTGAGTGTGCATGCACCGCGCGCacgggtgagagagagagagagagagagagagagcatacttTGGACTCCGCTGTTTGTTTTAGCTTGTCACCATGCTTCGTGACACTCTGAAGGAAAAGCATGTGCTTAATGGTTCGTTCCAGCAGAGCATCTATACTACACTGTTGAGGCCCAAGCAGTTGAAGTTATTAGGCATCAAAATCTGAACATCACAAAGATTAAACAGTAGACAGCAAATAGTGGGAATATAAGCAAAAGAGTATTACTTTTGTCCCGTTAGGTACAATTTCCCGCAGCTCCTTCACACGATCTTGGATCATCTGGCGGTCCTTTGGCCTGGGTCTAGGATTCTCTCCAGGTTTTAACCTTTTGCGATTTGACTTTACCAGTTCATCAGGCTTCTTGGAATAACCAGTGGAGACACTACTGTCAAGCTTCATAGCATGACTCTGCTCAACCCAAGAACTAATCTGGGATCCACAGAAGGAATGACTGCGGGTTCCCTCCTTGCTACAGCCAGATATGAAAGAACAAGGAGCTGTTGTCCCAACCTTTACCAGAGGCTTTGGGAACCCAATAGACTCCCCTTGCACCTTGTCCAGCACACTAAAGCAGCTATAGCTGGGAGAACTACCTGGCAAACTGGAGCTACTGACATTCGTGATTGTCGTCTTACAGGATACAACATCATCTGCACATTGCTTCGGAGCTCTCGTAATTACCGCATCTAAAAGATCACCACCTCCGGCGCCAGCCCCCAGGAAAACACCACTTTCTGAAAAGCTCTCACTAGTGGAGTATAAAGCCGAATCAGAGTCCTGCTCTAAAACTGAAACCAACGTTTCCTTGCCCATCTTCCCTGGGCTACCATCAAGCCCACCACCATCCACTTTACCGAAATTGCTGcttagtattttatttttgaattccACACCCAATATGTCAAATAAATCATCTCCTGATGAATTATGTGAAGTTTCTTCCACATGCCTAAAATTTGTGCTATTACAATTCTCAAAATCAAGAAGAGACTGGGGAATGAGCTCCTTCACTGACACATGCTCATCTGAACCACTGAAAACTCCTGCAAGAGCACTTTCCATCTTCAGTTGCCcagaaggaaaatcaattccagTAGCTTGCATGTCCGTGGGATGATTTGTCTGATTTGAGCCTCCTGAAAGCAAATCGCTCATTTTAGTGGTTTTGTGGCCATCTACACTCATCAAAGGGATACCCTCCAAGTTTGATGATAGACTGCCCCGGACTTTGACCTCATCCATATTTGTGAAAACCGGTCTTGAAATTTCCTTTAGTTGATAACTCATTCCATTATTGACCCCATGCAACGGAGCTATATCTGAAACTTTATGCATATCAATGTCCACTGCATTGTTTATTCTCAATTGAGAAGTTATACAGCCATCCAATGCATGACTCTTTTCACTGACAAGGTTTCGAGCACAGACATCTGAATATAAATTCATCTCTGTTGATGCTATGTGGTTGTGGTTAACACCCGATTGGCCAAACCCGTTCTGATGACAGGATCCTGTCCTTTTATTAGATGAAGCAGCCTGTTGGTGCGGCCATACCTCGAGTGTGCTGCAAGCTGATTGGGATCCAACATCTCTAGCTCCAAGTTGGCCACGGGACTCAAGCAAACTCAATGGCTGGTTAGGAGTCTGAAATCCTAAAGCAGTGGTCCAAGGATAGTCTTGAACTCGTGTTATTTGAGAACAAGATCGATGATTAGCAAACCCCGACGAATTAGCATTTGCACTCATGACAACTGTTGGTGCAGCCATACCATTTCTAGATAGATCTGCAGCAGGCATACCGATAGAAACAGCTA is a window from the Rhodamnia argentea isolate NSW1041297 chromosome 8, ASM2092103v1, whole genome shotgun sequence genome containing:
- the LOC115735335 gene encoding transcription factor LHW-like isoform X2; its protein translation is MGYLLKEALKTICGVNQWSYAVFWKFGCQNPQLLIWEDCYYEPLRCCVPPPTAGSVIGKVPMGEFDGCLVPPDNLFARPENHASDKIQSLIDKMMIKNQINILGEGIIGRAAFTGNHQWILSSSYNGDAYPPEVQHEMRQQFSAGMQTVAVVPITPHGVIQVGSSLHIMENVRFVDEVRSLILQLRFVPGSVSSDTYPAKLAVSIGMPAADLSRNGMAAPTVVMSANANSSGFANHRSCSQITRVQDYPWTTALGFQTPNQPLSLLESRGQLGARDVGSQSACSTLEVWPHQQAASSNKRTGSCHQNGFGQSGVNHNHIASTEMNLYSDVCARNLVSEKSHALDGCITSQLRINNAVDIDMHKVSDIAPLHGVNNGMSYQLKEISRPVFTNMDEVKVRGSLSSNLEGIPLMSVDGHKTTKMSDLLSGGSNQTNHPTDMQATGIDFPSGQLKMESALAGVFSGSDEHVSVKELIPQSLLDFENCNSTNFRHVEETSHNSSGDDLFDILGVEFKNKILSSNFGKVDGGGLDGSPGKMGKETLVSVLEQDSDSALYSTSESFSESGVFLGAGAGGGDLLDAVITRAPKQCADDVVSCKTTITNVSSSSLPGSSPSYSCFSVLDKVQGESIGFPKPLVKVGTTAPCSFISGCSKEGTRSHSFCGSQISSWVEQSHAMKLDSSVSTGYSKKPDELVKSNRKRLKPGENPRPRPKDRQMIQDRVKELREIVPNGTKCSIDALLERTIKHMLFLQSVTKHGDKLKQTAESKIIDREGGLLLKDNFEGGATWAFEVGSQVCPIIVEDLNAPRQMLVEMLCQERGYFLEIADIIRGLGLTILKGVMEARKDNIWAQFAVEANRDVTRMEIFMSLVPLLEKTTKGGLVQDTAMERVQMVQPCIAVAMPKTVQ
- the LOC115735335 gene encoding transcription factor LHW-like isoform X1 — encoded protein: MGYLLKEALKTICGVNQWSYAVFWKFGCQNPQLLIWEDCYYEPLRCCVPPPTAGSVIGKVPMGEFDGCLVPPDNLFARPENHASDKIQSLIDKMMIKNQINILGEGIIGRAAFTGNHQWILSSSYNGDAYPPEVQHEMRQQFSAGMQTVAVVPITPHGVIQVGSSLHIMENVRFVDEVRSLILQLRFVPGSVSSDTYPAKLAVSIGMPAADLSRNGMAAPTVVMSANANSSGFANHRSCSQITRVQDYPWTTALGFQTPNQPLSLLESRGQLGARDVGSQSACSTLEVWPHQQAASSNKRTGSCHQNGFGQSGVNHNHIASTEMNLYSDVCARNLVSEKSHALDGCITSQLRINNAVDIDMHKVSDIAPLHGVNNGMSYQLKEISRPVFTNMDEVKVRGSLSSNLEGIPLMSVDGHKTTKMSDLLSGGSNQTNHPTDMQATGIDFPSGQLKMESALAGVFSGSDEHVSVKELIPQSLLDFENCNSTNFRHVEETSHNSSGDDLFDILGVEFKNKILSSNFGKVDGGGLDGSPGKMGKETLVSVLEQDSDSALYSTSESFSESGVFLGAGAGGGDLLDAVITRAPKQCADDVVSCKTTITNVSSSSLPGSSPSYSCFSVLDKVQGESIGFPKPLVKVGTTAPCSFISGCSKEGTRSHSFCGSQISSWVEQSHAMKLDSSVSTGYSKKPDELVKSNRKRLKPGENPRPRPKDRQMIQDRVKELREIVPNGTKCSIDALLERTIKHMLFLQSVTKHGDKLKQTAESKMQIIDREGGLLLKDNFEGGATWAFEVGSQVCPIIVEDLNAPRQMLVEMLCQERGYFLEIADIIRGLGLTILKGVMEARKDNIWAQFAVEANRDVTRMEIFMSLVPLLEKTTKGGLVQDTAMERVQMVQPCIAVAMPKTVQ